The following proteins are encoded in a genomic region of Flammeovirga pectinis:
- a CDS encoding IS1/IS1595 family N-terminal zinc-binding domain-containing protein yields the protein MKMNEIACPNCDSHSYTKSGFVKGRQRYKCKNCNYNFSVAKKGREVDRKFVIKALQLYLEGVSYREIERILGISHVSVMNWVKRYNIPRLESDAYAPTYKLMNHSELLTFIINRENLKEGTSMITDLGDKYMLITWQMKK from the coding sequence ATGAAAATGAACGAGATAGCCTGTCCTAATTGCGATAGTCACTCTTATACGAAAAGTGGCTTTGTAAAAGGGCGGCAACGTTATAAATGTAAAAACTGTAATTATAATTTTTCTGTTGCAAAAAAAGGGAGAGAAGTTGATCGGAAATTTGTGATTAAGGCTTTGCAGCTTTACTTAGAAGGAGTGAGCTATAGAGAGATTGAACGTATCTTAGGTATCAGTCATGTCTCTGTTATGAACTGGGTAAAAAGATATAATATACCAAGATTGGAATCTGATGCTTATGCACCTACTTACAAACTAATGAATCATAGTGAGCTTTTGACATTTATAATCAATAGAGAAAATTTAAAAGAAGGTACCTCAATGATTACAGATTTAGGAGATAAGTACATGTTAATAACATGGCAAATGAAAAAGTAA